Part of the Bernardetia sp. genome, AGATTTTTACAAACAAACGGTACGAACCTCCATAAATATCCTTTCCACAAACGACTTCATCATTTGGTTTTAAAAGTTTCATGACTGTATCAATAGCAGCCATTCCAGAGGCAAATGCAAATCCGTATTTGGCATTCTCTAAAGCTGCAAACGACTTTTCTAAGGTTTGGCGAGTAGGGTTGGATGAGCGTGCATATTCAAATCCTTTATTTTCTCCAAGAGAAGGCTGTGCAAAAGTAGAGGTTTGAAAAATAGGAGTCATAATAGCTCCTGTACTTGGGTCAGGCTCTATGCCTGCGTGTATGGCTTTGGTGGCAAACTTCATAGTATATTTTAAAACTAGATGAATAATTGAATAAAAATATCTTAACTATTAGAGTAGTAAAACTGTATATTTGCTTTTTGACAAAAATACAATAAATCAAAATGAAAAAAATAGACCTTCGAAGTGATACTTTTACCTTGCCTTGCACTGCAATGAAAG contains:
- a CDS encoding trans-sulfuration enzyme family protein; this encodes MKFATKAIHAGIEPDPSTGAIMTPIFQTSTFAQPSLGENKGFEYARSSNPTRQTLEKSFAALENAKYGFAFASGMAAIDTVMKLLKPNDEVVCGKDIYGGSYRLFVKIYEEVGIKFHFIGMQNAANIESYINDNTKLIWVETPTNPMMNIIDIKATATIAKKHNVLLAVDNTFATPYL